Part of the Kangiella geojedonensis genome is shown below.
ATAGTTCTCAGTGTCTGGATTCTGCGCATCACGGTTTAAGTCTCGACGACGATCATGCCTATAATCATGACGTATGATTCTATAGCGATAATGATAAGGCCAGTAGTAAGGGCGGTGATAGAACCAGTACGGATCCCACGCCGAATAAACTTCAACATACTCGTAGTTTGGGCGCTCCTCCCATAATTGGTGTCCTCTTGTGTCCACCACAGGGAAGTTTATTTTATGCTCACCAACTTTGCCCGGCATTGGCTCCGACAACATACCAACGACCGTAATTTCTTTGCCTTGCTTATAAATCATAGGATCAAGGAAACCAGGAACTCGGGCAATAAAGCGTCCTCCAGTCTCTTGACTTGCTACTGGACGAGCTTGTCTTCCTAACGGCAAGTTTACTACCTCGATCAAGGTATCTTTCTCTAAATTTTCCACACGAGCAACGATACCTCCCCATCGCACTTCTTGCTTATTAAATGCTTCTGGATTTTGAGCAACTTTTGTAAAGTTGAGGTTTGGCTTATCAAAGTCTATTTGTTTTGGTGTGCTAGCACATGCTGCTAACAAAGCTCCTCCCAACAAAACAAATGTAATTTTCAACAACTTGCCCATGATAAATCTCCTTCAAAATGCTTTAAAATCAGCTTAACCAGCTTACAGCTATTGTAACTTTGGCTCTGTGAATTTAACCTGAATAAGCATCAAAACCATTAGTCTGGCTATTACGGCTTCGCTTTTTTCGCCACATTGTCTCTTAGGTATACCGGCAATGCTTGTTCAGCGGAAATCGACTTCCCCTGGTTAAATCGAGCCCTGGCTATAGGAAGCATAGCCTCAGCAAAAGGATAAAGAGGCTCTTTCTCAACCACAATCGGTAAGTTTAAGGCTTCTGATAACTCTTTTGCATAAGTCTGCCAGCCTGTTCCGACCGCTCTGTATACGTTAGACGAGTCAGGCTCTGAAACTGTGACAAGATTAGGCGAGCAAACAACTTCCTGCCCTATTAGCTGCATAATTCCGTTTGAGTCTGCCTCATACTGCCCCCAGTACACTTCCCCCATTCTGGCATCAATCGCACTTAATACGCTATCCGCCCCCAAAGTATCATGGGCTGCCTGAG
Proteins encoded:
- the tsaB gene encoding tRNA (adenosine(37)-N6)-threonylcarbamoyltransferase complex dimerization subunit type 1 TsaB, producing the protein MANLLVIDTATEACSVALQYQDKLFTRSKVAPREHGELILPMVDEVLSDAGIKLAQLDAIAYGQGPGAFTGLRICISVVQGLAFGAGLPVIGVSSLQAMAQAAHDTLGADSVLSAIDARMGEVYWGQYEADSNGIMQLIGQEVVCSPNLVTVSEPDSSNVYRAVGTGWQTYAKELSEALNLPIVVEKEPLYPFAEAMLPIARARFNQGKSISAEQALPVYLRDNVAKKAKP
- a CDS encoding Slp family lipoprotein yields the protein MGKLLKITFVLLGGALLAACASTPKQIDFDKPNLNFTKVAQNPEAFNKQEVRWGGIVARVENLEKDTLIEVVNLPLGRQARPVASQETGGRFIARVPGFLDPMIYKQGKEITVVGMLSEPMPGKVGEHKINFPVVDTRGHQLWEERPNYEYVEVYSAWDPYWFYHRPYYWPYHYRYRIIRHDYRHDRRRDLNRDAQNPDTENYRGVPVEPRVRRVPPKPSKKAQSASSRKADILKQQ